One genomic region from Cytobacillus sp. IB215665 encodes:
- a CDS encoding acetoin utilization AcuB family protein: MIVEQIMKTDVTTLFPNDTIETAIITLHKKDIRHIPIVDKSHHIIGVISDRDLRDASPSILELNNDNKHILKQPIKNIMKTDVITGHPLDFVEEVAAVFYEHRIGCMPLTNNNKLVGIVTETDVLHTLVQLTGAHQPSSHIEIKASNKTGMLSDIASIFKDRNININSVLVYPDVDESYKILVFRVQTMNPLKIVNELKNEGYTVLWPTVPGVSL; encoded by the coding sequence ATGATAGTTGAGCAAATAATGAAAACAGATGTAACAACACTCTTTCCCAATGATACTATTGAAACTGCTATCATCACGTTGCACAAAAAAGATATTAGACATATTCCTATTGTAGATAAAAGCCACCACATAATTGGCGTCATCTCAGATCGAGACTTACGTGATGCAAGCCCTTCCATTTTGGAACTTAACAATGATAATAAGCACATCCTTAAACAGCCAATAAAGAACATTATGAAAACTGACGTTATTACTGGTCACCCGTTAGATTTTGTTGAGGAAGTGGCTGCTGTATTTTATGAGCATCGGATCGGTTGTATGCCGTTAACAAATAATAATAAATTGGTAGGTATAGTGACAGAAACAGACGTCCTTCATACCCTTGTACAACTTACTGGTGCACATCAACCTAGTTCACATATTGAAATTAAAGCTAGTAACAAAACCGGCATGCTAAGCGATATTGCTTCAATTTTCAAGGACCGAAATATCAACATCAATAGTGTACTAGTATATCCAGATGTAGATGAGAGCTATAAAATACTCGTTTTTCGTGTCCAAACGATGAACCCACTGAAAATCGTAAATGAATTGAAAAATGAAGGTTATACAGTCTTATGGCCAACTGTACCAGGTGTTTCTTTATGA
- the ccpA gene encoding catabolite control protein A — translation MNVTIYDVAREANVSMATVSRVVNGNPNVKPATRKKVLETIEQLGYRPNAVARGLASKKTTTVGVIIPDISSIFYAELARGIEDIATMYKYNIILSNSDQNKEKELHLINTMLGKQVDGIVYMSGNITKDHVEQFKKSQVPVVLAASIEEENIIPSVNIDYEQAAFDATTSFINNGHKKIAYVSGPLDDQISSKKKLEGYKKALSEAGLQYVDEYILEGDYTYDSGIDAYNKIEEMPNKPTAVFVGNDEMALGVIHGAQDHGTVIPKDMEVIGFDNTRLSFMVRPQLTTVVQPMYDIGAVAMRLLTKYMNKEKVEDSVVVLPHRIEFRHSTN, via the coding sequence ATGAATGTTACTATATATGATGTTGCACGTGAGGCTAATGTATCAATGGCAACTGTTTCAAGGGTTGTAAATGGGAACCCAAATGTAAAACCAGCGACGAGAAAAAAAGTATTAGAGACAATTGAACAACTTGGATATCGACCAAATGCAGTAGCACGTGGTTTGGCGAGTAAAAAAACTACAACTGTCGGTGTGATTATTCCTGATATATCAAGTATCTTCTACGCTGAGCTAGCGAGAGGAATAGAAGATATTGCAACAATGTATAAATATAACATTATTTTAAGCAACTCAGATCAAAATAAAGAAAAAGAGCTTCATTTAATTAATACAATGCTCGGAAAACAAGTCGATGGAATCGTTTATATGAGCGGAAATATTACAAAAGATCATGTTGAACAATTTAAAAAATCACAAGTGCCAGTAGTTTTAGCAGCATCTATTGAAGAAGAAAATATTATTCCATCTGTCAACATTGATTATGAACAAGCTGCATTTGATGCGACTACTAGCTTTATTAATAATGGCCATAAAAAAATTGCATACGTCAGTGGCCCACTTGATGATCAAATTAGTAGTAAAAAGAAGCTAGAAGGATATAAAAAAGCACTTTCAGAAGCTGGGCTACAATACGTAGATGAATATATTCTTGAAGGTGATTATACTTATGATTCAGGGATTGACGCTTACAACAAAATAGAGGAGATGCCAAATAAACCAACGGCTGTTTTTGTTGGGAATGATGAAATGGCTTTAGGTGTCATTCATGGAGCGCAAGATCACGGCACAGTGATTCCTAAAGATATGGAAGTGATTGGTTTTGATAATACGAGGCTATCTTTTATGGTGCGACCACAATTAACGACAGTTGTTCAACCGATGTATGATATCGGTGCAGTAGCAATGCGGTTGTTGACAAAATATATGAATAAAGAGAAGGTAGAGGATAGCGTTGTAGTACTTCCTCATAGAATTGAGTTTCGTCATTCAACAAATTAA
- the motS gene encoding flagellar motor protein MotS produces the protein MRDRKRVHTERKKGAPAWMVTFSDLITLILVFFILMFSMSQIDIVKFKAVANSFKTNHILDFDPSPIPFDPLSTEDVHLNEDSGEVTNIDPLNELVVEIQLFLQENGLEDVIVANRYERGVVLVLQEQVLFNTAEAIIQPSAYPFLDKVGNLLDDMSNLVKVEGHTDDRPIETYRYPSNWELSTARASSVIRYLIEEHQLDDIRFEAVGFSDTRPVAPNSNPENWEKNRRVEIVISDPEYIEQTN, from the coding sequence ATGAGAGATAGGAAAAGAGTGCATACTGAAAGAAAAAAAGGTGCACCTGCTTGGATGGTTACTTTTTCTGACCTTATAACTTTAATCCTTGTGTTCTTCATATTAATGTTTTCAATGTCGCAAATTGATATTGTAAAGTTTAAAGCTGTTGCTAATTCATTTAAAACGAACCATATTTTAGACTTTGACCCATCTCCAATTCCCTTCGATCCATTATCAACAGAAGATGTACATTTGAATGAGGATAGTGGGGAAGTCACTAATATAGATCCATTAAATGAACTAGTTGTAGAAATACAACTATTTCTCCAAGAGAATGGTCTTGAAGATGTCATTGTAGCTAATCGTTATGAGCGTGGTGTTGTATTAGTTTTACAAGAACAGGTTTTATTTAACACTGCGGAAGCAATTATACAACCATCTGCTTATCCATTTTTAGATAAGGTAGGAAATTTATTAGATGACATGTCAAATCTGGTTAAAGTGGAAGGGCATACAGATGATCGTCCAATCGAAACTTATAGATATCCATCAAACTGGGAATTATCTACAGCTCGCGCTAGCAGTGTTATTCGTTATTTAATAGAAGAGCATCAGCTAGATGATATTCGCTTTGAAGCTGTTGGATTTAGTGATACTAGACCTGTTGCTCCTAACTCTAATCCAGAAAATTGGGAGAAAAATCGTAGAGTTGAAATAGTGATTTCTGATCCAGAATACATTGAACAAACTAATTAA
- the motP gene encoding flagellar motor protein MotP encodes MKKKFDLLTPSGLVLAVAMFLFGIISNSGSTGLSSFIHFPSMYIVLGGLTAGLLTSFPLKDIKLLFKVLKEAFSQNEQELNGLINTFVNLSDRARREGLLALEAEIENVNDPFIKKGILLAVDGIEPDVINDIMDAEISAMEERHRKGRSILERAGELAPAWGMIGTLTGLVLMLKNLNDPTTLGPNMAIALITTLYGSLLANIVFIPLASKLALKTEKEVFLKQIIIEGVIGVQSGQNPKILEEKLSAFLSYKERVGIEDEEVEEAAQNER; translated from the coding sequence ATGAAAAAAAAATTCGATTTACTAACACCTAGTGGATTAGTTCTTGCAGTAGCTATGTTTTTATTCGGTATAATATCAAATAGTGGATCGACAGGATTATCCTCATTTATCCATTTCCCATCAATGTATATTGTTTTGGGTGGTTTAACAGCTGGGTTGTTAACAAGTTTCCCCTTAAAAGACATTAAACTTTTATTTAAGGTGTTAAAAGAAGCATTTAGTCAAAATGAACAGGAGCTAAATGGATTAATTAATACATTTGTCAACTTATCTGATAGGGCAAGAAGGGAAGGTTTACTTGCATTAGAGGCTGAAATTGAAAATGTTAACGATCCGTTTATTAAAAAAGGTATCCTATTAGCTGTAGATGGTATCGAACCTGATGTCATTAATGATATTATGGATGCTGAAATTTCTGCAATGGAGGAAAGACATCGGAAGGGAAGAAGTATTCTTGAAAGGGCTGGAGAACTAGCCCCTGCCTGGGGAATGATTGGTACCTTAACAGGGTTAGTATTAATGCTCAAAAATTTGAATGATCCAACGACTTTAGGTCCCAATATGGCAATTGCTTTAATAACTACATTGTATGGATCATTACTCGCTAATATAGTTTTCATTCCATTAGCATCAAAACTTGCTTTGAAAACGGAAAAGGAAGTATTTTTGAAGCAAATTATCATTGAAGGGGTTATTGGTGTTCAATCTGGTCAAAACCCTAAAATTTTGGAAGAAAAGCTCAGTGCCTTTTTATCTTATAAAGAGCGAGTGGGCATCGAAGATGAGGAGGTAGAGGAGGCAGCTCAAAATGAGAGATAG
- a CDS encoding acetoin utilization protein AcuC, translating into MSGNSVFVYSDQFQLYKFSDDHPFNQLRVKLTYDLLRKLHILDDNQIIPPRIATDEELTLIHDPNYIQAVKLAGNGQLSAEKAQAYGIGTEDTPIFKDMHTASALLVGGTLTAVDHVLTGKATHALSLGGGLHHGFRGKASGFCIYNDSSVAIKYMQEKYGVRVMYVDTDAHHGDGVQWTFYDDPEVCTLSIHETGRYLFPGTGHVNERGHGKGYGYSFNIPVDAFTEDDSWLHAYKQSFLEIADYFKPDVIITQNGADSHYYDPLTHLSSTMKIYREIPKLAHEIAHKYCSGRWIAVGGGGYDIWRVVPRAWSLIWIEMIEKSHNISDIPEEWIKAWQDASPVQLPLKWDDPADLYSPIPRKNEISEKNMHTVMKALQIIRENKQQRNSI; encoded by the coding sequence ATGAGCGGAAACTCAGTCTTTGTTTATTCGGACCAATTTCAATTATACAAATTTAGTGATGACCACCCTTTTAATCAATTGAGGGTGAAATTAACTTATGACCTCCTTAGAAAGCTTCATATACTCGATGATAATCAAATTATCCCTCCTAGAATTGCAACAGATGAGGAACTGACGCTTATTCATGATCCAAACTATATACAAGCTGTTAAATTAGCTGGCAATGGCCAACTATCAGCGGAAAAAGCTCAAGCATATGGAATTGGCACCGAAGATACCCCTATTTTTAAAGATATGCATACAGCAAGTGCTCTGTTAGTAGGTGGTACGTTAACGGCTGTAGACCATGTGTTAACAGGAAAGGCTACACATGCACTAAGTCTTGGAGGAGGATTACATCATGGATTTAGAGGAAAAGCATCTGGCTTTTGTATTTATAATGATAGCTCTGTTGCAATTAAATATATGCAAGAAAAATATGGTGTACGAGTAATGTATGTCGATACAGATGCACATCATGGAGATGGAGTACAATGGACATTTTATGATGACCCTGAAGTTTGTACATTATCGATACATGAAACTGGACGATATTTATTCCCCGGTACAGGACATGTAAATGAAAGGGGACATGGGAAAGGTTATGGATATTCATTTAATATCCCAGTTGATGCTTTCACAGAAGATGACTCTTGGTTGCATGCTTATAAACAATCTTTTTTAGAAATTGCAGACTATTTTAAACCAGACGTCATTATAACTCAAAATGGTGCCGACTCTCATTATTATGACCCACTTACACATCTTTCTTCAACGATGAAAATATATCGAGAAATTCCAAAGCTAGCTCATGAAATTGCTCATAAATATTGTAGTGGTAGATGGATTGCAGTAGGTGGAGGGGGGTATGATATATGGCGTGTTGTTCCTAGGGCATGGTCTTTAATTTGGATTGAGATGATTGAAAAATCACATAATATTTCTGATATACCTGAGGAATGGATCAAAGCATGGCAAGACGCTTCTCCAGTACAACTACCGTTAAAATGGGATGATCCAGCAGACCTATACTCTCCAATACCCCGTAAAAATGAAATATCTGAGAAAAACATGCACACAGTCATGAAAGCGCTTCAAATTATTAGAGAAAATAAACAACAACGGAATTCTATATAA
- a CDS encoding GNAT family N-acetyltransferase produces the protein MEHKKTYNAKELKTPQGNLILEGPISSAKLSSYDFHHDLIAFRQPDQQHKALIGIADLPEGRIIIARHEHTIVGYVTFLYPDPLERWSEGNMENLIELGAIEVIPKFRGSSVGKNLINVSMMDDVMNDYIIITTEYYWHWDLKGTGLNVWEYRKVMEKMMNAGGLVWYATDDPEISSHPANCLMARIGTRVDNESIQQFDRLRFMNRFMY, from the coding sequence ATGGAACATAAAAAAACTTATAATGCAAAAGAATTAAAAACACCACAGGGAAACTTAATTTTAGAAGGACCCATTTCATCTGCTAAACTATCAAGCTACGATTTTCATCACGATCTTATAGCATTTCGCCAACCAGATCAACAACATAAGGCATTAATAGGGATAGCAGATTTGCCTGAAGGTAGAATTATTATAGCAAGACACGAGCATACCATTGTTGGATATGTTACTTTCTTATACCCTGACCCTCTTGAACGTTGGTCTGAAGGCAACATGGAAAATTTAATTGAACTCGGGGCAATAGAAGTGATTCCTAAATTCCGAGGTTCCTCAGTCGGCAAAAACCTTATTAACGTATCAATGATGGATGATGTAATGAATGACTATATTATTATTACAACCGAATACTACTGGCACTGGGATTTAAAAGGTACAGGACTTAATGTTTGGGAGTATAGGAAGGTAATGGAGAAAATGATGAATGCTGGCGGTCTAGTATGGTACGCCACCGATGATCCAGAAATTAGTTCTCATCCAGCAAACTGTTTAATGGCTAGAATAGGAACAAGAGTTGATAATGAATCAATACAACAATTCGATCGATTGAGATTTATGAATAGATTTATGTATTAG